The following DNA comes from Streptomyces sp. NBC_00273.
CCTGCGCCCGCAGGTGGTCCGGGTGCGCAGCAGGCTGGTCCAACGGCCGCGGGACCCGCAGGCGAAGGTCGCCGCCGCCGCGCCGTTCTTGAACAGTCTCCTTCCCCCTGATCTGGCCCGGGTGTCCGCGGCCATCGGGAAGGGGTTCGGCCCGGCGCTGGAGGCGTACCTGACCGAGCTCGACGCGGTAGCCGTGGGGGCGCGGACGGATGTGCGCCGGGAGCGCGGGGTCGTCCTGGAAGGGGTGGCTCCGGACCTGGTTCCGGCCGGCCGCTGGCCCGCACCGGCACGGTTCCCGCTCGCCCTGAGCCAGCAGTTCGCGGTCGACCGCATGCTCGCCGACCGAGCGGGAACCGAGGGCGGGATGTTCTCCGTGAACGGCCCGCCGGGCACGGGCAAGACCACGATGCTGCGGGACCTGGTCGCCGCCCTGGTCGTCGAGCGAGCGGCGGTGCTGGCCACGTTCGACCGGCCCGAGAAGGCGTTCACCGGTCCGGCCTGGCAGGGCAGGGACCGCCAGGGCACCTACCCCCGCACCGTGTCGCGGCTCGACCCGCGGCTGACCGGGTTCGAGATCGTGGTCACCTCCTCCAACAACGGCGCCGTGGAGAACATCACCGCCGAACTGCCCGGCATGGGCGCGCTCGGCGAGCACTGGCACGGCGGCCCCGACCACTTCTCCGACCTCGCCTCCGCGCTCCTCGGCGGGCCAGCCTGGGGTCTAGTCGCGGCGGTGCTCGGCAACAAAACCAACCGCAAGGAGTTCGGAAACCGGTTCTGGTGGGGCCGGCTGCCCGAGAAGGAGACCCAGGCTCGCTCCGCTGCGGGACTGCCGCCGCTGCGCGGCATGCAGGAGGTCCTGCGCGACTGGCTTCCGCCGAAGCCCCCGCCCGGAGGCCGGCGTCCCGTCACCCCGGCGGACCAGGCTGCGGCCGCGGCGGCGGGGCCCGCCCAGCCCGTGCCGTCGTGGACCGACGCCGTCGCTGCGTTCCGTACCGCCCAGGCCGAGGTGGAGCGGCTGCGCGCCGGACGCGCCCGGCTGGCCGGGGCCCTGACGGCCGTCGAGTCCCCGTCGGCCGGGCAGCGGATCGCGGACCTGGAAGCCGCCGTGTCCCGGGCCGACCAGCAGGTCGCCGCCGCCACGACGGTCCTGGACCGGGCCGCCGCCGGCACCGCTGCCGCCCGGACCGCCACCGCGGCGGCCGAGGCCGGATACGGGGCGGCCTCCGAACACGTACCGCGGGCCCGCCAGGAGCTGGCCACCGTCCGCGCGGACCTGTCGGCCGCCCGCGAACTGGCCGCTCACCATCGCGCGCACGTGACCGCGCTGACCGCACGCCACGACGCTCCCCCGGCCGTCGAGCGCGGCCTGCGCGGCGGGCTGCGCCGCTTGCTGCAGAGCACGGCCGACCGGCAGGCCGCCGAACGGCAGCAGGAGCACACCCAGGCCGAGATCGCGCACCTGCTCGTCCAGCAGCGCACCGCGCTCGAGGACTCCCTGGAGCAGGTCGCCGCGGCCGTACGCGCCGAGTCCCTCGCCGCCGACCGGCACACCCGATCCGGCACCGTCGTCGACGAGGCCGCCGCCGGCCTCACCGCAGCCCTCGACCACGAACGGGCCGCGAGCGCGCGGGAGGCCGTGGCAGCCGCCGCCCTCCGACACGCCCGGCACATCGCAGACGCGGCCCGCCGCGACCTGCGGGCCGCCGTGGCCGAACTCGACGGCTGCCACCGCGAACTGCGGGAGGCTGCCCGGACGCTGCCGTCCCTGCCGCTCGGCTGGTCGCACCTCGCCGAAGCCGACCAGGAACTCGGCTCGCCCTGGTCCGACGAGGCCTGGTCCACCGCGCGCAGCGACCTGTTCCTGCGCGCCCTCGACCTGCACCGCGCCTTCGCCGCCGGCGCCGCGAAGAAGGTCCGCGGCAACCTCCAGGTCCTCATGGAGTTGATGGCCGGCACCAACGGGCCCGTACCCGACGAGGAGGTCGAACACGCCTGGCAGACCCTGTTCCTCCTTGTGCCCGTCGTCTCCACCACCTTCTCCTCCATCGGCAGCATGTTCGCCCGCCTCGGCCGGGAGTCGATCGGCTGGGTCCTCGTCGACGAGGCCGGGCAGGCCACCCCGCAAGCCGCCGCCGGCGCTCTGTGGCGCGCCCGCCGCGCCGTCCTGGTCGGCGATCCGCTCCAGCTCGAACCCGTCGTCACCATGCCCACGGCCCTGCAGCGCCGGCTGCTGAACGCCTACGGAGTCGACGAGCACTGGCTGCCCTCGGCCACCTCGGCCCAGGCCGTCGCCGACCGGACCAACCGCTACGGCACCTACCTGCCGGCCCCGGACACCGACGACGAGCCCGTCTGGGTGGGCTCTCCGCTGCGCGTGCACCGCCGCTGCGAAGAGCCGATGTTCACGGTCAGCAACGAGGTCGCCTACGGCGGCCTCATGGTCTACGGCACCGCACCCAAGGCGTTCCCCGATGCGGAACGGGACGGCCTGCTGCCCAGCCGCTGGCTCAACACCGACGACCCGGGCCGCCCGTCCGAGGCCCCGTGGGGCGAACGCGACCGTCGGGCCTTCGAGTTCGTCCTCGACCACTTGCACCGGCAGGGCGTCACCGTCGAGCGCGTACGCGTCATCGCCCCCTTCCGGGCCCTCGTCGCCGAGTGCCAGAAGATCTGCCGCGGTCGTGACGGCTGGACGTCCGGACTGATCGAGGAGCGCTGCGCCACCGTTCACCGGGCCCAGGGCAAGGAAGCCGATGTCGTCGTCCTCGTGCTCGGCGGCGGTCGGCCCGGCGCCCGCGAGTGGGCGGCCCGCACCCCGCACCTGCTCAACGTCGCCGCGAGCCGCGCCAAACGCCGCCTCTACGTCATCGGCGAGCGCAGCCTGTGGGCCCCGCTGCCGCACTTCGACGTCCTCGCCTCC
Coding sequences within:
- a CDS encoding DEAD/DEAH box helicase, producing the protein MWRHEVYCGVFDLELLRQAMIAVLPAGTDPDPGVPQTELVLSGQSAMFALVLDDEGRPLEDTSVISACAWATGRLFDPGPSAPGWLDGFEELDDAFGKAIDELTATAIPYGPTAPTAGTAYERWPGSAAGPGAPAGAGGGWQRLLAEILGGAAVGAVGALFGEVAGAALQGAAEPLVRRAADWVAARRSAEEQVQSGRPDGTRGVPEGASADGPDMSTEADHGAGTGARALGFADLVALTAQIADLCGVRDHLRPQVVRVRSRLVQRPRDPQAKVAAAAPFLNSLLPPDLARVSAAIGKGFGPALEAYLTELDAVAVGARTDVRRERGVVLEGVAPDLVPAGRWPAPARFPLALSQQFAVDRMLADRAGTEGGMFSVNGPPGTGKTTMLRDLVAALVVERAAVLATFDRPEKAFTGPAWQGRDRQGTYPRTVSRLDPRLTGFEIVVTSSNNGAVENITAELPGMGALGEHWHGGPDHFSDLASALLGGPAWGLVAAVLGNKTNRKEFGNRFWWGRLPEKETQARSAAGLPPLRGMQEVLRDWLPPKPPPGGRRPVTPADQAAAAAAGPAQPVPSWTDAVAAFRTAQAEVERLRAGRARLAGALTAVESPSAGQRIADLEAAVSRADQQVAAATTVLDRAAAGTAAARTATAAAEAGYGAASEHVPRARQELATVRADLSAARELAAHHRAHVTALTARHDAPPAVERGLRGGLRRLLQSTADRQAAERQQEHTQAEIAHLLVQQRTALEDSLEQVAAAVRAESLAADRHTRSGTVVDEAAAGLTAALDHERAASAREAVAAAALRHARHIADAARRDLRAAVAELDGCHRELREAARTLPSLPLGWSHLAEADQELGSPWSDEAWSTARSDLFLRALDLHRAFAAGAAKKVRGNLQVLMELMAGTNGPVPDEEVEHAWQTLFLLVPVVSTTFSSIGSMFARLGRESIGWVLVDEAGQATPQAAAGALWRARRAVLVGDPLQLEPVVTMPTALQRRLLNAYGVDEHWLPSATSAQAVADRTNRYGTYLPAPDTDDEPVWVGSPLRVHRRCEEPMFTVSNEVAYGGLMVYGTAPKAFPDAERDGLLPSRWLNTDDPGRPSEAPWGERDRRAFEFVLDHLHRQGVTVERVRVIAPFRALVAECQKICRGRDGWTSGLIEERCATVHRAQGKEADVVVLVLGGGRPGAREWAARTPHLLNVAASRAKRRLYVIGERSLWAPLPHFDVLASELTEFHHLRDHATWPPEGE